The window TCGAGCGGCTGACCCGCGCCAAGGCCGCCGCGCTCGGCCTGTCGGCGGAGTTCCGGCAGACCAACCACGAGGGCGAGCTCGTCGAGTGGATCCACGAGGCGGGCCGTGCCGCCTGCGGCATCGTGCTCAACGCCGGCGCCTACACCCACACCTCGGTTGCGGTGCACGACGCGCTGAAGGCGGTGAACACGCCGGTCATCGAGGTGCATCTGTCGAACATCTTCGCCCGCGAGCCGTTTCGTCACCACTCCTATGTCTCTCCCCTGGCACGGGGAATCATTTGCGGTTTCGG is drawn from Hyphomicrobiales bacterium and contains these coding sequences:
- the aroQ gene encoding type II 3-dehydroquinate dehydratase → MDKPVFVLNGPNLNLLGQRETAVYGKTTLADIERLTRAKAAALGLSAEFRQTNHEGELVEWIHEAGRAACGIVLNAGAYTHTSVAVHDALKAVNTPVIEVHLSNIFAREPFRHHSYVSPLARGIICGFGPKGYELALEALHAIVTQSVKPGHQEEPSSA